From Juglans regia cultivar Chandler chromosome 6, Walnut 2.0, whole genome shotgun sequence, the proteins below share one genomic window:
- the LOC109010338 gene encoding glutamate receptor 2.3-like, whose protein sequence is MRVASTRIALSLFFFIVTSGSWIFMGKAQNKTFIPVNVGVILDLDTWEGKLGWSCINMALSDFYASNSHYKTRLVLDTRDSKNDVVEAAVAALYLIKNTEVQAIIGPQNSMQANFVIDLGEKAQVPIISFSATSPSLTSLRSEYFFQVAQNDSAQVKAISAVVKAFGWKQAVPIYIDNEYGEGIIPFLIDALQDVDARVPYRSVIAPLATDEEISEELYKLMTMQTRVFIVHMSQNLSSRLFTKAKEIGMMSEGYVWIVTSGIANSLSSLEPSVLDSMQGVLGVKTYIPKTKDLENFAVRWKRTFQQENPNITANVDLNVFGLWAYDAASALATAVEKVGGENQLGSEQMNASSSLIDLETIGVSKNGPKLREALLGVRFRGLSGAFSLVNGQVKSSTFQIINVNDEIERVVAFWTPENGLRRELIDSANTNAYSTSKNNLRHITWPGDVDLVPKGWEIPTSGKKLRIGVPVKDGFSEFVHVTYDHSTNTPQVRGYSIAVFDAVMESLPYAVRYEFIPFAKPDGESAGTYNDLVYQVYQGNFDAAVGDTTIIENRSRYVDFTLPYTESGVSMVVPLRDSRRKNAWVFLKPLSWDLWFTSACFFVFIGFVVWLLEHRVNEGFRGLPSHQVGTSLWYAFSTMVFAQREIVISNCARFVVIIWVFVVLILTQSYTASLASLLTVQQLQPTVTDVNQLIKNGEKVGYQEGSFVLGILKEMNFKDFQLKQYNSTDECDELLSKGSANGGIAAVFDEVPYMKLFLGKYCSKYTMVSSSVYKTDGFGFVFPIGSPLVADISRKILKVTEGEKMKEIESAWLEENTNCPDPNSTPRSSPSLSVASFWGLFLIAGVASLLALIFSISMFLYKERQHIFMIPSNPDQADSIWRRILHIFRMFDKKDLSSHTFRKKTMSFRDIESSSTHGIHANYVSTRIKCSPCPSNSTVLLTETHSGSLEFHDSGMSSGEYSDSSTINVVGQTSQLAPPVP, encoded by the exons ATGAGGGTGGCTAGTACCAGAATTGCtttgtctcttttctttttcattgttaCTTCTGGAAGCTGGATTTTCATGGGCAAGGCACAAAACAAGACATTCATCCCAGTTAATGTGGGTGTCATTCTGGACTTGGATACATGGGAGGGGAAGTTGGGGTGGAGTTGCATCAACATGGCTCTTTCAGATTTCTATGCCTCGAACAGTCACTACAAAACCAGGCTGGTTCTTGACACCAGGGACTCCAAAAATGATGTTGTTGAAGCAGCTGTTgcag CTCTATACTTGATAAAAAATACAGAGGTGCAAGCCATCATAGGACCACAAAACTCAATGCAAGCCAACTTTGTCATCGATCTCGGGGAGAAAGCTCAGGTGCCAATTATCTCATTTTCAGCAACAAGCCCTTCTCTTACTTCACTTAGGAGTGAATACTTTTTTCAAGTCGCTCAAAATGACTCAGCTCAAGTGAAAGCAATAAGTGCAGTTGTTAAAGCCTTTGGATGGAAACAAGCCGTGCCCATCTACATAGACAATGAGTATGGGGAAGGTATCATACCCTTCTTGATTGATGCCTTGCAAGATGTTGATGCTCGTGTTCCCTATCGGAGTGTCATTGCTCCATTGGCCACGGATGAAGAAATTAGTGAAGAACTTTACAAGTTAATGACAATGCAAACTAGAGTCTTCATTGTGCATATGTCACAGAATCTCAGTTCTCGGCTTTTCACCAAAGCGAAAGAGATTGGAATGATGAGTGAAGGTTATGTTTGGATCGTTACCAGTGGGATAGCCAATTCCTTAAGCTCGTTAGAACCTTCAGTACTTGACTCAATGCAAGGAGTATTGGGTGTAAAGACTTACATTCCCAAGACAAAAGACCTTGAAAATTTTGCAGTTCGATGGAAAAGGACATTCCAACAAGAAAATCCCAATATTACGGCCAATGTTGACTTGAATGTCTTTGGCCTATGGGCTTATGATGCTGCTTCAGCACTAGCCACAGCAGTTGAGAAGGTTGGGGGTGAAAATCAGCTTGGTTCTGAACAGATGAATGCTTCAAGCAGCTTAATTGATCTTGAAACTATTGGGGTCTCAAAAAATGGTCCAAAACTTCGCGAAGCATTACTGGGTGTTAGATTTAGAGGCCTTTCTGGTGCATTCAGTCTTGTTAATGGACAAGTAAAATCATCAACTTTTCAGATAATTAATGTGAATGATGAGATTGAAAGAGTGGTTGCATTTTGGACTCCAGAAAATGGACTCAGAAGGGAACTGATCGATTCAGCTAACACAAACGCATATTCTACTTCCAAGAACAACCTAAGACATATTACATGGCCGGGTGATGTAGACCTTGTACCTAAAGGTTGGGAGATTCCAACAAGTGGGAAGAAGCTGCGAATAGGAGTTCCAGTGAAGGATGGTTTTAGTGAATTTGTTCATGTCACGTATGATCATAGCACTAACACACCACAGGTCAGAGGATATTCTATAGCTGTCTTCGATGCTGTGATGGAATCATTACCATATGCTGTTAGATATGAGTTCATTCCCTTTGCAAAGCCGGATGGTGAAAGCGCCGGTACTTATAATGATTTGGTCTATCAAGTATATCAAGGG AATTTCGATGCTGCGGTAGGAGATACGACGATCATAGAAAACAGGTCTAGGTATGTGGACTTTACATTACCATACACGGAATCTGGAGTGTCAATGGTCGTGCCACTCCGAGATAGCAGGAGGAAAAATGCATGGGTGTTCTTGAAGCCTTTAAGTTGGGACCTTTGGTTCACAAGCGCCTGTTTCTTTGTGTTCATTGGGTTTGTGGTATGGCTTCTTGAACACCGAGTAAATGAGGGTTTTCGTGGGCTCCCTTCTCATCAGGTTGGGACAAGCTTATGGTATGCCTTCTCCACCATGGTTTTCGCACAAC GGGAGATAGTGATAAGCAATTGTGCTAGGTTTGTGGTGATCATATGGGTTTTTGTGGTGCTCATACTTACTCAAAGCTACACTGCAAGTTTGGCGTCCCTCTTAACAGTTCAACAGCTGCAACCAACAGTTACTGATGTCAATCAACTTATTAAGAATGGGGAGAAGGTTGGCTACCAAGAAGGTTCTTTTGTTCTGGGAATcttaaaagaaatgaactttAAGGATTTTCAACTAAAGCAATATAATTCTACGGATGAATGTGATGAACTTTTGTCTAAAGGAAGCGCAAATGGTGGTATAGCTGCTGTTTTTGATGAAGTCCCCTACATGAAGTTATTTCTAGGAAAATATTGCTCAAAGTACACCATGGTTTCATCATCAGTATACAAAACTGATGGGTTTGGCTTT GTATTCCCAATAGGTTCCCCCCTTGTTGCAGATATTTCAAGGAAAATCTTAAAGGTGACTGAaggggagaaaatgaaagagattgAAAGTGCATGGCTAGAGGAAAACACCAATTGTCCAGACCCCAACAGTACCCCACGTTCTTCCCCCAGTCTCAGCGTTGCTAGCTTTTGGGGCCTATTCCTCATTGCTGGGGTTGCTTCCTTGTTAGCTCTCATTTTCTCCATATCTATGTTCCTTTACAAGGAAAGGCAGCACATCTTCATGATACCCTCTAATCCAGATCAAGCTGACTCGATCTGGAGAAGAattcttcatatttttagaaTGTTTGACAAAAAGGACCTCAGCTCGCATACGTTTAGAAAGAAAACAATGTCTTTCAGAGACATTGAAAGTAGTAGTACTCATGGTATACATGCAAATTATGTCTCGACAAGGATCAAATGTTCGCCATGTCCATCAAACAGTACAGTACTACTGACAGAAACCCATTCTGGATCCTTGGAATTTCATGATTCAGGTATGTCTTCCGGAGAATATTCTGATTCGAGTACAATTAACGTCGTCGGTCAGACATCTCAATTAGCACCACCAGTACCCTAG
- the LOC109010303 gene encoding mitogen-activated protein kinase kinase kinase 5-like codes for MPSFHKSSPSSLKSSSRSVSADGEFVNTRRQTESFTQRRLTRQRKLRHVSDRDLGWQPGEGSCSSPSESPGSARKSWSSGESEHWSCSAVPQRLPLPEFPSSWRPESTALNSGQAHLGSPNEGPSSSLGRKNTDNVATTSMKSSSNNHRRLSQDVHVELNNYNLRLNIPARSSLTSELSSSAVSLHRASTDCFPSCSTTSSAKSSNNCCRGLLQELNDEGFNCNFRLKNPARSAPTSVLSSPARSPRRLNSGDLFPSSVAFQEFQDTLVTCSSKESPAKAMHSPDQSPLRGPTVQSPQLTPKSPNRYLYPSLHKFMSESHMEGLEISAHPLPLPPGAILPSQPSLQPQSTTINHFTEQLFTSSFKGQWQKGKLIGRGTFGSVFLATNRESGASCAMKEVDLIPDDPKSAECVKQLEQEIKVLRQLKHPNIVQYYGSEIIDDHFYIYLEYVHPGSISKYVHEHCGAITESVVRNFTRHILSGLAYLHSTKTIHRDIKGANLLVDASGVVKLADFGLAKHLAGQSCNLSLKGSPYWMAPEVMQAAMQNNTNPDLAFAVDIWSLGCTIIEMLNGKPPWSEFTGPQAMFKVLNSSPPIPETLSSEGKDFLRRCFRRNPAERPTALMLLDHPFIQNLNDQNLSVCLQAFSAIDLIDKRHTVRDGTKRKDLISVSPDRRIKNGNLPCSCGTCQHFSYKISNCTEVFHRPHSMLPVQPRLSTIDFTQSSHSCSPSSDLSRNATLGAVNHRPFAHLRTHGREVSHLLNM; via the exons ATGCCTTCTTTTCACAAATCCTCTCCTTCTTCTTTGAAATCTTCGTCTCGCTCTGTTTCTGCTGATGGTGAATTCGTTAACACTCGGAGACAAACAGAATCCTTTACTCAGAGGCGGCTCACGCGGCAGAGGAAGCTCCGGCACGTAAGTGACCGAGACCTTGGCTGGCAGCCGGGTGAAGGGTCTTGTTCATCGCCGTCGGAGTCGCCCGGTTCGGCCCGGAAGTCGTGGTCGTCGGGTGAATCTGAGCACTGGTCGTGCTCGGCCGTGCCGCAACGGTTACCGCTTCCTGAATTTCCTTCGAGTTGGAGACCGGAGTCAACGGCATTGAATTCGGGGCAGGCTCATCTCGGATCGCCGAATGAAGGACCGAGCTCTTCGTTGGGGAG GAAAAACACAGATAATGTTGCCACAACTTCAATGAAATCTTCAAGCAATAATCATAGGAGACTCTCCCAGGATGTACATGTTGAACTCAATAATTACAACTTGAGGCTAAATATTCCTGCCAGGAGCTCTCTGACAAGTGAATTATCAAGTTCTGCAGTTAGCCTACATAGAGCAAGCACTGATTGTTTTCCTTCTTGTTCTACCACAAGTTCAGCCAAGTCCTCAAACAATTGTTGTAGGGGATTGCTTCAAGAATTAAATGATGAAGGTTTTAATTGCAACTTCCGGCTGAAAAATCCTGCCAGGAGCGCTCCCACTAGTGTTTTATCAAGTCCTGCTAGAAGCCCACGAAGATTGAATTCTGGGGATCTCTTTCCTTCTTCTGTGGCTTTTCAAGAATTTCAGGATACCCTTGTTACATGTTCTTCAAAAGAGTCACCAGCTAAAGCCATGCATAGTCCTGATCAGTCCCCTTTGCGTGGCCCAACAGTCCAAAGTCCCCAGCTCACACCGAAAAGTCCAAACAGATATTTATATCCTTCGCTTCATAAATTCATGTCAGAGAGTCACATGGAGGGGCTCGAGATCAGTGCCCACCCTTTGCCCCTCCCACCAGGAGCAATATTACCATCACAACCATCTTTGCAACCACAATCAACTACCATAAATCACTTCACGGAACAACTGTTCACATCATCTTTTAAAGGTCAATGGCAAAAGGGAAAACTCATTGGACGTGGTACATTTGGAAGCGTATTCCTTGCAACCAACCG GGAATCTGGAGCTTCATGTGCAATGAAGGAAGTTGATCTCATTCCTGATGATCCTAAATCTGCTGAATGTGTAAAGCAGTTGGAGCAG GAAATAAAAGTTCTCCGTCAACTAAAGCACCCAAACATAGTGCAGTATTATGGCAGCGAGATA ATTGATGATCACTTTTACATATATTTGGAGTATGTTCATCCTGGATCAATTAGTAAATATGTACATGAGCATTGTGGAGCTATTACTGAATCTGTAGTTCGCAATTTCACTCGCCATATCCTCTCCGGGTTGGCTTACTTGCATAGCACAAAGACTATCCACAG GGATATCAAAGGTGCAAATTTGCTTGTCGATGCATCTGGTGTCGTTAAGCTTGCAGATTTTGGGCTAGCTAAACAT CTTGCAGGACAATCTTGTAACCTTTCTTTGAAGGGGAGTCCATACTGGATGGCTCCAGAG GTCATGCAAGCTGCAATGCAAAACAATACCAATCCTGATCTTGCTTTTGCTGTTGATATATGGAGTTTGGGATGTACCATCATTGAAATGCTGAATGGAAAACCTCCTTGGAGTGAGTTTACAGGG CCTCAAGCCAtgttcaaagttttgaatagCTCCCCACCCATTCCAGAAACATTATCCTCAGAGGGAAAGGATTTCCTCCGTCGTTGTTTTCGAAGGAATCCTGCAGAGCGGCCAACGGCTCTTATGCTACTGGATCATCctttcattcaaaatttgaatgatCAAAATCTTTCAGTCTGTCTGCAGGCATTTTCTGCAATTGATCTTATA GATAAAAGGCATACTGTAAGAGATGGCACTAAGCGTAAAGATCTGATATCAGTCTCCCCTGATAGACGGATCAAGAATGGGAATCTGCCTTGTAGTTG TGGAACCTGTCAgcattttagttataaaatttcCAACTGCACCGAGGTGTTTCATCGTCCGCACTCCATGCTTCCAGTCCAGCCGCGTCTATCTACCATAGACTTCACGCAAAGTTCACATAGTTGCAGCCCTTCTTCAGATCTTTCCAGAAATGCAACCCTTGGTGCTGTCAACCACCGTCCATTTGCACATTTAAGGACTCATGGAAGGGAAGTCTCACACCTCTTAAACATGTAG